The genomic stretch ACAATAAATAATAAGCGGCGATGTGCGTACAAGGCACTGAGCCGCAAGCAAGGATGCTTATGACATCTGAACCTTTCGCCCCCGATGAGGCTTCCATGGATGCTGGAATCGAAGCTCCGCCCGCAGAGAAAATAAAAAAGCAGCGCATGCTCCGGGATGTTGCCCTGCTGCTTGCAAAGCATGAAGTCCGGAACATGAAGCGCTGGTTCGAAGAGTTCGATCGCGACATCATGCTGCCCATCCTGCTCGGCGAAATTGCATTGCACAATATCGGCACGCCAAGTTCAGGCGCCGTCGACGGCGAAGGCTTGCCTGAGTGCACGCTCAAGCCCTGTAATGCCTATTCGATTGCGGCGGCCACCGGCCTCCCGCGTGAGACCGTTCGCCGCAAGGTGGCACGGCTTGTCGAGCTCGGCTGGGTGTCCCGGCGCAAGAACGGCCACCTCTATGTGTCCTCGGGCGCTTTGCACCACTTTGGTCATCTGATGAGCTCACGCGAGCTTCCGGATCTGATCGATACCGCGGATCGCGCCCGGCGCCTGCTCGGCGACTGACGGTGGGTGCTGGCAGGGCGGTGGCGCAAGGAGGCTGGTAAGGGCTAAACTTGGCGCCCTTTTGCTGGATCATCATCCATGGCTCGCCTTCATCTACGTCCCGGCAGGGAACGCACCGTCCTTCGTCGTCATCCCTGGATTTTCGCCGGCTCTGTCGATCATCTCGAAGGCCGCGCCCGTCCGGGCGACACGGTCGATGTGGTCGCTGCCGACGGCAAGGTGGTGGCGCGTGCAGCGTGGTCGCCCGAGTCACAGATCCGTGCCCGGGTGTGGTCACTGGATGCCGAAGCGGCAATCGATCACGCCTTTTTCAAGCGCAAGGTCGCTGAATCCGTCGCCCGGCGCGAGACGCATCCCATGTTGCGCGGGCAGGACGGTCAGCGGCTGATCCACGGCGAATCCGATGGATTGCCGGGCGTGATCGCGGATCGCTACGGTTCCGTCGTTGTGCTGC from Parazoarcus communis encodes the following:
- a CDS encoding helix-turn-helix domain-containing protein, which encodes MLRDVALLLAKHEVRNMKRWFEEFDRDIMLPILLGEIALHNIGTPSSGAVDGEGLPECTLKPCNAYSIAAATGLPRETVRRKVARLVELGWVSRRKNGHLYVSSGALHHFGHLMSSRELPDLIDTADRARRLLGD